The Natrinema amylolyticum genome includes the window CATGGGCGGCACCTCGAGCGACGTGAGTCTCGTCCGGGACGGCCGAGCGGAGCGGACGACCGACGCCGAAATCGACGGGCTACCGATCCGAACGCCGATGGTCGACGTGAACACCGTCGGCGCTGGCGGCGGCTCGATCGCCTGGGTCGATTCGGGCGGCGCGCTCCGAGTCGGCCCGGAATCGTCGGGTGCTCGGCCCGGCCCCGCCTGCTACGGCCGCGGCGGGACGCGACCGACCGTCACCGACGCCAACGTCGTGCTGGGCTACATCGGTCCCGAGACCGCGCTCGGCGGCGAAATGACGCTCGACGTCGAGGCCGCTCACGAGGCGCTCGAGCGACTGGCCGACGAGGCCGGACTCGAGGGGGCGCTCGAGGCGGCCCGGGGGGTCTACCGCGTGGCGAACGCGACGATGACGCGGACGATCCGGTCGGTCACCGTCGAACGGGGCCACGACCCCCGAGAGTTCGCGCTCGTGGCCTTCGGCGGCGCGGGACCGATGCACGCCGCGGCGCTGGCCGACTCGCTCTCGGTCGATCGGGTCGTCGTTCCGCGACCGGGGGGCGTCCTCTCCGCGTTCGGCCTGCTCGCGGCCGACGAGAGCTACGACGCCGCCCGAACGGTCGGCGTGGCCCTCGAGGAAGCCGATCCCGCCGATCTCGAGGCCGTCTACGACGACCTCGTGGGCGACGTGCTGGCGGACGCGTCCGATCCGGACGCGGCGCGAGTCGAGCGCGCGGCCGACTGCCGGTACGCGGGCCAGAGCTTCGAGCTGACCGTCCCCGTCGACGACGAGTTCGACGCGGCGGCGGTCGCCGACCGCTTCCACGACGCCCACGAGCGGACCTACGGCTACGCGATGGACGAATCGATCGCGGTCGTCACCCTCCGCGCGACGGCGACGGTGCCCGGATCGGAGCCGACGATCCGCCACGAGGGGGGCGGCGATGCTCGAATCGGGACCCGCGAGGCGCACTTCCCCGACGCCGACACGCGGGAGGCGACCGTCTACGATCGGGATCGACTCGCGGCGGGCGCGTCCGTCGCGGGACCGGCGATCCTCGAGCAAGCCGAGAGCACGACCGTCGTGCCGCCGACCTGGGCCGGCGAAATTCTCGCGGACGGAACGCTCGTCATGACGCGAACGGAGGAGGACGAACAGTGACGCCAGATTCGACGGACGAGACGAACGGGACGGACGACGGAATCGATCCGGTGACCCTCGAGGTGCTGCGCAACCAGCTCGAGAGCGTCGCCGAGGAGATGGGTCAGACCCTGATCCGCGGCGCGTACTCGCCGAACATCAAGGAGCGCCGGGACTGCTCGACGGCGCTGTTCGACGCCGAGGGGCGGATGATCGCCCAGGCCGAACACATCCCGGTCCACCTCGGCGCGATGCCCGCCGCGGTCGACGCCGTGCGCGAGCGCGATCCGCGGCCGGGCGACGTGTTCCTGCTCAACGACCCCTTCACCGGCGGAACGCACCTCCCGGACGTGACGATGGTCTCGCCGATCGCCCCCGAGTGCAACAGTGATGGCGCCGGCGACGAGGACCGAGAGATCGTCGGCTACGCGGTCTCTCGCGCCCACCACGCCGACGTCGGCGGGATGACTCCCGGGAGCATGCCCGCCGGCGCGGAGGAGATCTATCAGGAGGGGCTGCGGCTTCCACCGACCAGACTCGTCGCCGGCGGTGAGCTCCGGGAGGACGTCCGCTCGCTCGTGCTCGCCAACGTCCGCAACCCCGACGAGCGCCGGGCCGACCTCCGCGCACAGCAGGCGGCGAACGAACGCGCCGAGGAACGGCTCGCCGACCTGTTCGCCGAACACAGCCGCGAGACCGTCCGCTCCGGGTTCGACGCCGTGATCGACTACTCCCGCGAGCGGATCACCGAGGAGATCGCGGCGCTGCCCGACGGCACCTACGAGGCGACGGACCTCCTCGAGGGCGACGGCGTGACCGACGCGGACATCGAGATCGCGGTGACCGTGACCGTCGACGGCGAGACGATCGACGTCGACTTCTCGGGGACCGACGACCAACTCGCGGGGAATCTCAATGCCCCGCTCGCGGTCGCGACGAGCGCCGTCTACTTCGTCGTGCGCTGTATCACGGACCCCGAGATCCCGCCGAACCACGGCTGCTACGACCCGGTGAACGTCAGCACACCCGAGGGGTCGCTGCTCAATCCGAACCCCCCCGCGGCGGTCGTCGGCGGCAACGTCGAGACCAGCCAGCGGGTCACCGACGTGATCTTCACCGCGCTCGCGGGGGCCGCGCCCGACCGCGTGCCGGCACAGGGCCAGGGCACGATGAACAACCTGACCATCGGCGCGCGGGACGGCTCCTTCACCTACTACGAGACCATCGGCGGCGGCTTCGGCGCGCGCGCCGACCGCGACGGGATGGACGGCGTACAGGTCGGGATGACCAACACGCTCAACACGCCCGTCGAATCCCTCGAGACCGAGTATCCGCTGCGGGTCGAGCGCTACGCGCTCCGAGACGGCAGCGGCGGGCGCGGACGATTTCGGGGAGGGCTCGGCCTCGAGCGCTCGGTCACCGTCGAGGAACCGGCGACGGTGTCGCTGCTGACCGAGCGACGGCGGCACGCGCCCAAGGGCGTCGCCGGCGGCGGGAGCGGCGCGACCGGCGAGAACCTGATCGACGGCGAGGGAGTTCCCGCGAAGACGACCGTCGACGTTCCGGCCGGAACGACGGTGACCGTCAAAACGCCCGGCGGCGGCGGGCACGGCGATCCGGACGAGCGCGACGACGCGGCGCTCGAGGGGGATCAGGCGACCGGAAAGACCTCGACAGACGGCTGAACGGAGCGACGCTACGTCAGCGGTGCTCTCGGAACGGGGACTCCGATCGGTATCGCCGACTCCATTCTCCGGTGACGGTGCGTTTTTGACGCCGCTCCCCCACCCTCCGGTATGGAACTCAACGGCGTGGCGGACCTGCCCGAAATCCGCCCCGGCGATGACATCGCCGCTCTCGTCGCGGATCGGGCCGCCCTCGAGCCCGGCGACGTGCTCACGGTCGCGAGCACGATCGTCTCGAAGGCCGAGGGCCGGACGGCGGACCTCGAGGACTACCCCGTCAGCGGACGGGCCCAGGAGATCGCCGACCGGCTCGAGGAGATCGCGGGCGAGGAGAAGGATCCCCGGTTCGCACAGGCGATCATCGAAGAGAGTTCGGAACTGCTGATCGACTGTCCGTTCCTGCTGGCCGAGACGCGCTTCGGACACATCTGCCCGAACGCGGGGATCGACCGCTCGAACGTGCCCGACCACGACCTCCTGTTGCTGCCGAAGCGGCCGACGGAGAGCGCAGAGCGAATCCGGGCAGGACTCGCCGACCGCGGAATCGAAGACGTCGCGGTCGTCGTGACGGACACCTGTGGGCGACCGTTCCGGCACGGACAGACCGGAGTCGCGATCGGTTGGGCGGGCACGCCAGCGAGCCGGGACTGGCGCGGCGAGGCGGACCGCGACGGTCACGAACTCGGCGTCACCGTTCAGTCGGTCGTCGACGAACTCGCCGCCGCCGCGAACCTCGTCACCGGGGAGGGTGCCGGCGGGACGCCCGCCGTGGTCGTCCGGGACTGGGAGTTCGGTGACCACGAGGGCAGCGACGAGCTCTTTCGATCCGTCGACGACGATCTGGTTCGACAGGCGCTGCGGGAGTGGAGGTTCGAGGGAGAATGAGCGACGAATCCACGACCGGAACGACCTGGGGCATCGAACTCACCCCCGAACATCCGCCCGAGCGCGTTGCCGACCTGGCCGCGCTCGCCGAAGCCGAGGGGTTCGACGTCGCGTTCGCGAGCAGTCACTACTTCAACCGCGATCCGTTCGTGGTGCTGTCGCGGATGGCCGACGCCACTGAAGAGATTCAGTTGGGGCCAGGCGTCGTCAACCCCTACGAGACTCACCCCGTGAAACTCGCGGCGCAGACGGCGACGATCGACGAAATCAGTGACGGCCGCGGCGTCTTCGGCGTCGGTGCCGGCGACCGCTCCTCGCTGTCGAACCTCGGGATCGAGCGCGACAGTCCGCTCCGGCGCGTCCTCGAGACGTTCGATCTCGCTCGCGACCTCTGGGACGGTGAGACGGTCACTCACGAGGGAACCTTTACCGCGCGGGACGCGGCGCTCAACCTCGAGCCGCCGTCCGAGCGGATCCCGGTCTACGTCGGCGCGCAGGGCCCGCACATGCTCCGGATGAGCGCGAAGCACGCCGACGGCGTGCTGATAAACGCCGCGCATCCGACGGATCTCGAGTGGGCGGCGGGCCAGATAGAGCGGGGACTCGCGGAGCGACCTGCGGAATCCACCCCCTTCGAGTCGCTCGCGTTCGCGAGCGTCAGCGTCGCGGCCGAGGAAAACGAGGCGCGCGAGGCCGCTCGACCGCCCGTCGCGTTCATCGTCGGCGGGGCCGCGGAGCCGGTCCTCGAACGCCACGGTATCGACCGAGAGGCGGCGACCGCGGTCAGCGAGGCGCTCGAGCGAGGCGATCTCCCCGAGGCCTTCGGTCGCGTCACGCCCGCGATGATCGACGCCTTCTGTATCGCCGGGACGACCGAGACGGTCGCGGATCGGTTCGAGGCGGCGCTCTCCCACGTCGACGGAATCGTCGTGGGCTCGCCGCTGGGGCCGGACCTCGAGGATGCGGTGGAACGAGCGAGCGAGGCGCTCGCTCGCGCGACCGAGACGTGACGCGGACGAGAAGTGCGATAGCGGGTTAGTTCGCGGTGAAGAGGTTCGCGACCGCGCCGAGGGTGAGGACGCCGAAGACGCCCATCGAGAAGATGACGAGGAGCGTGCCCATCAGGACCAGCAGCGGCGCGAGGCCAGCCCCCATCGCGACGTCGGTGAAGAGGCCGATCATTTCCGTGACGTTGTCCACGATGACGTTCGCCGGTGTGACGGTGTCCATATGCGGGGGTTGTTACCGGTGCTACTTGGCCGTGCCGGTCCCGAATGAGGTGGGATTAAGCCGCCGCCGGTCGTATCCCGGTCCGTGACCGACGACGCGACGCTTTCGGATTTCGATTCGACGACGCCCGACGAGGACAGCGCGACGGAGGCGTCACCGGCGAACGAGACAGGGCTCTCGACGTACGCGTGGGGCGAGTACACCTGCAGTCAGTGCGCGGCGACGACCGATCGCGTCTGGCGCGCCGATGGCTCGCTTGTCTGTCCAGACTGCAAGGAGTGGTAATCGGCGACTGATGCGGCCACCGGAAAGCGCACGGGGTGCTTGCGAGTGTACTCCCGAAGGTTTATATTTTCGTCGCGGCTTTGTTGAGATGCAATGGCGAAAGGTACGGTCGACTTCTTCAACGACACTGGCGGCTATGGATTCATCGAGACTGACGACGCGGACGAGGACGTGTTCTTCCACATGGAGGACATCGGCGGTCCTGACCTAGAGGAGGGTCAGGAAGTCGAGTTCGACATCGAGGAGGCCGAGAAGGGCCCGCGCGCGACGAATCTCGAGCGAGTCTAAGCTGATCCCGTAAGTGGTATCGTTTTCTGATTACTTCGCCGGTAGCGATGGCACTGTCGCTTCGGTGACGAGTTCTGCGAGACGTACCGAGCAGTCGGCTCGAGAGACGTCATCCGCTCTCGAGCGCTGAGCATCGCCGGTGAGCCGGTGCCGGCACGATACGTCTCAGCGAACGAGTTTTTCGTATGACACAAAACATATGTTCCGGAGCCCCTGATGACGTAGTAACGAATGGTTCGCCCGGGCCCCCACCACTCGTCTCGAGACTATGACTGATGCCAACCCGACACCGGAACGGAGTACCGAATCGACGGCCGACGACGCCCTCCAGATTTCGACCGTCGAACGGTTGTGCGACGAGATCGAGACGAACGTCTCGCGTGTGATCGTCGGTCACGACGAGGTGATCGAACACGTCATCACCGCCGTCCTCGGGCGCGGCCACGTCCTCCTCGACGACGTGCCCGGCGTCGGCAAGACGATGCTGGCGCGATCGATCGCCACGTCGGTCGACTGTACGTTCAGCCGCGTCCAGTTCACTCCCGATCTCCTCCCGAGCGACGTCACCGGCGTGAACGTCTTCAATCAGAAGACTCGCGAATTCGAGTTCCAGTCCGGCCCCGTCTTCGGCAACATCGTCCTCGGCGACGAGATCAACCGCGCACCGCCGAAGACCCAGGCCGCCCTGCTCGAGGCCATGGAGGAAGAACAGGTCACCACCGACGGTACGACTCGAGAGCTCCCCACGCCGTTTACCGTGATCGCGACCCAGAACGCCGTCGAGCCCAACCGCACCTACGATCTACCCTTCGCCGAACTCGACCGCTTCATGAAGAAACTCCATCTGGGCTACCCCTCGCCCGACGAGGAGGCCGAACTGCTCGGCCGGACGGTTGGCGACCACCCGATCGAATCCCTCGAGGCGGTCACCGACCGCGAAACGCTCGTCGCCGCCCGCGAGACCGTCTCGACGGTGCAGGTCGCGGAACCCGTTCGTCGGTACGCGACGCGGCTCGCGACCTACACTCGCGAGAACGCCCACATCGGCGTCAGTCCCCGCGGGACGATTTCGCTGCTCCGAGCGGCCCAGGCGCGTGCCGTCGCGAACGGCCGGGACTACGCGATTCCGGACGACATTCAGACCGAGGCACCGGTCGTGCTGAGCCACCGGATCAAGACCGACGGTCACGATCGGGACGGCACCGCGGTCGTCGAGGACGCACTCGAGCGCGTTCCCGTCGAATGAGACTCACCTATCGCGGCTGGGCCGTCGTCGCCGTCGTACTCGTGGCCGTCGTCCTGAGCTGGCAGTTCGGCCCGCGGGCGTTGAACGCCATCGTCGTCCCGCTCATCATCGTGTTGCTCGCCGGTCTGATCGCGGTCGGCCGCGCCGACCGACCCCGCGTCAGCCGTCGGCCCGTCGAAGAGGGGTTCATCGGCGAGGAGCGATCGATCGAGGTCGCGATCGAGACCGACGGAACCGCTGCGGCGACCGTCCGCGATATTGTCGGCGACGGGCTTTCTTCGACGACGAACCCGGTCTCGGAAACGACCCTCGCGGGCGACGACACCGTTACGTACGACGTTCGACTCGAGGCGCGGGGCGAACGCCGGGTCGGGCCGCTCTCGGTCACCGTCAGCGATCTCGTCGGCCTCGTCGAGCGCCGGTTCGAGTACGAAGAGACGACGCCCGTCATCGTGTATCCGCGCGTCCGCGAACTGGAGGGCGGGGCCGCCGATGTCCAGACGCTCGCCAGCGTCGCGGACCGCCACGTCGACGAGGAGTTCGACCACCTCCGGGAGTATCGACGGGGAGACCCGCTGCGCGATGTCCACTGGAAGACCGCGGCCAAGCGACCGAACGACGAACTGGTCGTTACGGAGTACGCGGACGACGAGGATGCCGGGGCTGCTACCGTCGCCGCCGAGTGTCTCACCGACGGCGACGACGAAATGGCGTCGGCCGCCGCCACCGTCGCGACCGCCCTCCTCGAGCAGGGCGCGACGGTCGCGGTCACCGTCCCGGACGGAACGCGACCGCCAGGGTCAGGCCGAGCACATCATCGCGAGATACTCCAGCTACTGGCCGTCGCCGGTCCCGGCGAACTCCCGGACCGAACCCGACAGGACGCGGACGTCCTGGTCCGAACCGACGACGACGGGACGACGATCGTCGTCGAGGACCGCGACATTCCGTTCGACCGGCTCTGTGGCCGCGGCCGAGAGGGCGGAGAGAGGCGGACCGATCGGGATCGACCCGCGAGCGACGGTCGACGCGACAGCGACACCGGCGAACGGCCGGGGATGAGCGCATGAGCACGAAATCGTCCAGCCACACTGGGAATCGAACGGTATCGTTGGGAACGGACGGCGCCGTCGGCACCGACGGCGTCCGTCTCCTCGCCCTCGGCTGCATACTCGCCCTGACCGGATCGTACGTGGCCGTCCTGTACGGCATTACGTCGGTCGTCGGTGGCAGTCGGTCATTGTTCGCGCTCGTCGGACTCATGGTGGTCGCGGCGACGGTTCTCGCACGAGTGATCCGCCCCCGAACCGCGGGGATTCTCGCACTGGCGGCGGCCGGATTCGGGTTCGCCTACTACCTCACGTCGGCGGGCGTCCCGCTCAGTGCGGTCCTCTCGGGAACGAACGCCATCCTCTCGGACACCGTCGCGCTCGCGACCGGCCTGCCGCTGCTCCGGATGGTCCAGGCCGGCATCTGGACGCTCGGATTCGCACCCGCCCCCGTCTTCCTCTCGTGGTATCTCGCCGTCCGCGGACGGTACGGACTCGGCGTCGTCCCCGGCGGCATCGCGTTGGGGTTCCTCGTCCTGACCGGCGACGCGGGGACGCTCGTCACGCTGACCGGCACCCTCGCCGCCATCGGCGCCATCGCCTTCGGCGAACTCGAGCGGCGGGGCGGTTCGATCGCGCAGGCGGACCTGCTCGCCGTCCTGTTCGCGGTGATCATCGCCCTCTCGCTGTCGGTGACGATCGTCCCCGGCCAACCGACGGGACCGACCCACCTCGTCCAGGGAGAACCCGGCTCGCTCGAGGCGACGATCGATTCCGCGCCCCAGCGGTCGGGAATTTCGGGACAGGTCGACCTCTCGCCGGAGGTACGGTTTACCGTCGAGTCCGAGCGGGGATCCTACTGGCGTACGGGGGTCTACGACCGGTTCACCGGCGACGAGTGGATCCGGACCGGCCAGAGTAACCGATACGACGGGCGGCTCGCGAATCCGCCCAGGAACTACGACACCGTCGAGCAGACCGTTACCGCCGAAACGAGACTCGGTATCATGCCCGTCGCACCGCAACCGCTGTCCCTCGATGGCGAGGTAACCCGGGAAACGACCGTCTCCAGACACGGCCAGCCCCGGCCCGAAGCGCCCCTCGAGGCGGGCGAGAGCTACACCGTCGAGAGCGCGGTCGTCGACGCGAGCCCGTCCGAGCTCCGGAACGCGGGGACGGACTACCCCGAGGCGGTCACCGAACGCTACCTCCAGACGCCCGAAGACTCCTCGAGCGAGTTCGCCGACCGGACCGCCGAGATCACGGCCGACGCCGACACTCCGTACGAGACGGCGGCTGAGATCGAGAGCCACCTCCGCACCTCGAAGGACTACTCGCTCGAGGTC containing:
- a CDS encoding hydantoinase/oxoprolinase family protein is translated as MTDTFTHDSREPTQRDRPRSRTKSNGDATRIGADVGGTFTDVALSVDDRLVTAKVPTTDDQHVGVLEGIDKACDRAGIDPGEIDGFAHAMTVSVNALLERGGAETALVTTEGFRDVLEIGRQDRPDLYDLEAEKPEPLVPRDRRFEVDERTTAEGVERPVDAAEVRDIAATLRERDVEAVAVSLLHAYADPENERVVAETLREELEVPVSASHEVLAEFREFERTSTTAVDAYVRPAIDSYVGRLVDEAADAGIPAPRIMQANGGIADPETVREHAVTTTLSGPAAGVVGAAATVNGDDVAGLVTFDMGGTSSDVSLVRDGRAERTTDAEIDGLPIRTPMVDVNTVGAGGGSIAWVDSGGALRVGPESSGARPGPACYGRGGTRPTVTDANVVLGYIGPETALGGEMTLDVEAAHEALERLADEAGLEGALEAARGVYRVANATMTRTIRSVTVERGHDPREFALVAFGGAGPMHAAALADSLSVDRVVVPRPGGVLSAFGLLAADESYDAARTVGVALEEADPADLEAVYDDLVGDVLADASDPDAARVERAADCRYAGQSFELTVPVDDEFDAAAVADRFHDAHERTYGYAMDESIAVVTLRATATVPGSEPTIRHEGGGDARIGTREAHFPDADTREATVYDRDRLAAGASVAGPAILEQAESTTVVPPTWAGEILADGTLVMTRTEEDEQ
- a CDS encoding hydantoinase B/oxoprolinase family protein translates to MTPDSTDETNGTDDGIDPVTLEVLRNQLESVAEEMGQTLIRGAYSPNIKERRDCSTALFDAEGRMIAQAEHIPVHLGAMPAAVDAVRERDPRPGDVFLLNDPFTGGTHLPDVTMVSPIAPECNSDGAGDEDREIVGYAVSRAHHADVGGMTPGSMPAGAEEIYQEGLRLPPTRLVAGGELREDVRSLVLANVRNPDERRADLRAQQAANERAEERLADLFAEHSRETVRSGFDAVIDYSRERITEEIAALPDGTYEATDLLEGDGVTDADIEIAVTVTVDGETIDVDFSGTDDQLAGNLNAPLAVATSAVYFVVRCITDPEIPPNHGCYDPVNVSTPEGSLLNPNPPAAVVGGNVETSQRVTDVIFTALAGAAPDRVPAQGQGTMNNLTIGARDGSFTYYETIGGGFGARADRDGMDGVQVGMTNTLNTPVESLETEYPLRVERYALRDGSGGRGRFRGGLGLERSVTVEEPATVSLLTERRRHAPKGVAGGGSGATGENLIDGEGVPAKTTVDVPAGTTVTVKTPGGGGHGDPDERDDAALEGDQATGKTSTDG
- a CDS encoding coenzyme F420-0:L-glutamate ligase; amino-acid sequence: MELNGVADLPEIRPGDDIAALVADRAALEPGDVLTVASTIVSKAEGRTADLEDYPVSGRAQEIADRLEEIAGEEKDPRFAQAIIEESSELLIDCPFLLAETRFGHICPNAGIDRSNVPDHDLLLLPKRPTESAERIRAGLADRGIEDVAVVVTDTCGRPFRHGQTGVAIGWAGTPASRDWRGEADRDGHELGVTVQSVVDELAAAANLVTGEGAGGTPAVVVRDWEFGDHEGSDELFRSVDDDLVRQALREWRFEGE
- a CDS encoding 5,10-methylenetetrahydromethanopterin reductase, yielding MSDESTTGTTWGIELTPEHPPERVADLAALAEAEGFDVAFASSHYFNRDPFVVLSRMADATEEIQLGPGVVNPYETHPVKLAAQTATIDEISDGRGVFGVGAGDRSSLSNLGIERDSPLRRVLETFDLARDLWDGETVTHEGTFTARDAALNLEPPSERIPVYVGAQGPHMLRMSAKHADGVLINAAHPTDLEWAAGQIERGLAERPAESTPFESLAFASVSVAAEENEAREAARPPVAFIVGGAAEPVLERHGIDREAATAVSEALERGDLPEAFGRVTPAMIDAFCIAGTTETVADRFEAALSHVDGIVVGSPLGPDLEDAVERASEALARATET
- a CDS encoding DUF7573 domain-containing protein, encoding MTDDATLSDFDSTTPDEDSATEASPANETGLSTYAWGEYTCSQCAATTDRVWRADGSLVCPDCKEW
- a CDS encoding cold-shock protein, which encodes MAKGTVDFFNDTGGYGFIETDDADEDVFFHMEDIGGPDLEEGQEVEFDIEEAEKGPRATNLERV
- a CDS encoding AAA family ATPase; amino-acid sequence: MTDANPTPERSTESTADDALQISTVERLCDEIETNVSRVIVGHDEVIEHVITAVLGRGHVLLDDVPGVGKTMLARSIATSVDCTFSRVQFTPDLLPSDVTGVNVFNQKTREFEFQSGPVFGNIVLGDEINRAPPKTQAALLEAMEEEQVTTDGTTRELPTPFTVIATQNAVEPNRTYDLPFAELDRFMKKLHLGYPSPDEEAELLGRTVGDHPIESLEAVTDRETLVAARETVSTVQVAEPVRRYATRLATYTRENAHIGVSPRGTISLLRAAQARAVANGRDYAIPDDIQTEAPVVLSHRIKTDGHDRDGTAVVEDALERVPVE
- a CDS encoding DUF58 domain-containing protein, whose product is MRLTYRGWAVVAVVLVAVVLSWQFGPRALNAIVVPLIIVLLAGLIAVGRADRPRVSRRPVEEGFIGEERSIEVAIETDGTAAATVRDIVGDGLSSTTNPVSETTLAGDDTVTYDVRLEARGERRVGPLSVTVSDLVGLVERRFEYEETTPVIVYPRVRELEGGAADVQTLASVADRHVDEEFDHLREYRRGDPLRDVHWKTAAKRPNDELVVTEYADDEDAGAATVAAECLTDGDDEMASAAATVATALLEQGATVAVTVPDGTRPPGSGRAHHREILQLLAVAGPGELPDRTRQDADVLVRTDDDGTTIVVEDRDIPFDRLCGRGREGGERRTDRDRPASDGRRDSDTGERPGMSA
- a CDS encoding transglutaminase TgpA family protein translates to MSTKSSSHTGNRTVSLGTDGAVGTDGVRLLALGCILALTGSYVAVLYGITSVVGGSRSLFALVGLMVVAATVLARVIRPRTAGILALAAAGFGFAYYLTSAGVPLSAVLSGTNAILSDTVALATGLPLLRMVQAGIWTLGFAPAPVFLSWYLAVRGRYGLGVVPGGIALGFLVLTGDAGTLVTLTGTLAAIGAIAFGELERRGGSIAQADLLAVLFAVIIALSLSVTIVPGQPTGPTHLVQGEPGSLEATIDSAPQRSGISGQVDLSPEVRFTVESERGSYWRTGVYDRFTGDEWIRTGQSNRYDGRLANPPRNYDTVEQTVTAETRLGIMPVAPQPLSLDGEVTRETTVSRHGQPRPEAPLEAGESYTVESAVVDASPSELRNAGTDYPEAVTERYLQTPEDSSSEFADRTAEITADADTPYETAAEIESHLRTSKDYSLEVSQPAGNVAEEFLLEMDEGYCVYFATTMTQMLREEGVPARYVTGYTTGQQVDDDEYVVRGLDAHSWVEVYFPDHGWVRFDPTPGGGRADVHTDRLEEARANGNEAADTEDSEDVPIDDEDDPIEPPESEPTDPNEPSSDPNAPNESDPSDEPTDEPDPNDTNNTTDPTDTGDRTAGETADTGETLSERLVTVVRETGAIGLVLLVGLAAGAHRTGAATRLRRGIGIYWHGFRADPDRDAEHAFDRLERLFAHQYRPRRPAESARAYLTALSTTEMNGEDALDPQIEQVLECYERATYGGGVSRAEADEAIAIVDELARDQLPVINRLR